A portion of the Sulfuricurvum kujiense DSM 16994 genome contains these proteins:
- a CDS encoding lytic transglycosylase domain-containing protein yields the protein MKFSFLISILFCSLILYGRSDVEAINLSLLSLQSEETLLDTSVLDNTLDNYRGTISPLYKRYLATTEEYQRIEAKFEKEGIPRFFALIPYSESKFNPSSRGYGTAGLWQFSKQSARNFGLCVTKNNDERLDADRSTDAAIRYIKSLKQQFGSWYLADFAYAMGEGTLRRLIQRNGSKKISVLLKDPHFPSGTKAHFAKTLLLDAKIHYAKPAGNEKAAE from the coding sequence ATGAAATTTTCTTTCTTAATTTCCATTCTGTTTTGTTCACTCATCCTATACGGGCGCAGCGATGTCGAAGCCATCAATCTCTCTCTCCTATCGCTCCAAAGCGAGGAGACCCTTCTGGATACGTCCGTATTGGACAATACGCTCGATAACTATCGCGGAACCATATCCCCTTTGTATAAACGCTATCTGGCGACGACCGAAGAGTATCAACGCATCGAAGCCAAATTTGAAAAAGAGGGAATTCCCCGGTTCTTTGCCCTGATTCCTTATTCCGAATCCAAATTTAATCCATCTTCCCGCGGCTACGGCACAGCCGGCTTATGGCAGTTCAGTAAACAAAGTGCCCGAAATTTCGGGCTGTGTGTAACCAAAAACAATGATGAGAGGCTCGATGCCGACCGTTCAACCGATGCGGCGATACGGTATATCAAAAGTTTGAAACAACAATTCGGAAGCTGGTATTTGGCAGATTTTGCCTATGCGATGGGAGAAGGGACACTGCGCCGCCTTATTCAGCGAAACGGAAGCAAGAAAATATCGGTACTCCTCAAAGATCCCCATTTCCCGTCAGGGACAAAAGCCCATTTTGCCAAAACGCTGCTGCTGGACGCTAAAATCCATTATGCAAAACCCGCAGGAAACGAAAAAGCGGCTGAGTGA
- a CDS encoding outer membrane protein, whose translation MRFLPSAKAALLACALIGSAASAKEFKMLPILDKNFCPNIQVGVSMGYMNLKNISAAGMTEGIEISLDCPVFTLPWDNLRQQIMLNHFNSDGVEMTNLEFNPYYLITLDNNVEWGFGPGFGVIFSDARKDDTVFTLQAGTGLKYNISKSVYTGADVRYQWTQKADLSTGYKEDLDNYRAQVKIGYRF comes from the coding sequence ATGAGATTTTTACCGTCCGCTAAAGCGGCCCTTTTGGCATGTGCGCTGATCGGTTCTGCCGCAAGTGCAAAAGAGTTTAAAATGCTTCCGATTTTGGATAAAAACTTTTGTCCGAATATTCAAGTCGGGGTATCAATGGGGTATATGAACCTGAAAAATATCAGTGCGGCAGGTATGACGGAAGGGATTGAAATTTCACTGGATTGTCCCGTTTTTACCCTTCCGTGGGATAATCTTAGACAGCAAATCATGTTAAATCATTTTAACAGCGACGGCGTAGAGATGACGAATCTCGAGTTTAACCCTTATTATCTTATTACATTGGACAACAATGTGGAGTGGGGATTCGGTCCCGGGTTCGGAGTTATTTTTTCGGATGCGCGGAAAGACGATACGGTATTTACCCTGCAAGCCGGAACCGGTTTAAAATACAACATCAGCAAGAGCGTGTATACGGGTGCGGATGTCCGGTATCAATGGACGCAAAAAGCGGATCTGTCTACCGGTTACAAAGAAGACCTGGATAACTATCGTGCACAAGTTAAAATCGGATACCGATTCTAA
- a CDS encoding YebC/PmpR family DNA-binding transcriptional regulator yields the protein MGRAFEYRKAAKMKRWGNMSRVFPKLGKIITMAAKEGGSDPDMNPKLRTAILTAKAQNMPKDNIDAAIKRATGKDAITLTEVNIEGKAPHGALIFVECATDNNTRTVANIRSYFGKAKGEMLNNGSLEFMFSRKAVFSFPTPEMDLEELEFALIDAGLETLEEEEGEVTVYGDYTAFGTLSTALEELGIVPGKAALERIPNTTVEFTDEQMVDIEKLIDRIEEDDDVQAVYTNIG from the coding sequence ATGGGAAGAGCGTTTGAATATCGTAAAGCGGCAAAAATGAAGCGCTGGGGAAATATGTCGAGAGTATTTCCTAAACTGGGTAAAATCATCACAATGGCGGCAAAAGAGGGCGGATCAGATCCCGATATGAACCCGAAACTCCGTACGGCGATTTTGACCGCTAAAGCGCAGAATATGCCCAAAGACAATATCGACGCGGCAATCAAACGGGCGACCGGAAAAGATGCGATTACCCTCACCGAAGTCAATATCGAAGGGAAAGCTCCTCACGGTGCATTGATCTTCGTTGAATGCGCGACTGATAATAATACCCGTACCGTTGCGAATATCCGCAGTTATTTCGGAAAAGCCAAAGGTGAGATGCTCAACAACGGCTCTTTGGAATTTATGTTCAGCCGCAAAGCGGTATTCAGTTTCCCGACACCGGAAATGGATCTCGAAGAGCTTGAATTCGCATTGATCGACGCAGGGCTGGAGACACTCGAAGAAGAAGAGGGGGAAGTGACGGTATACGGTGATTACACCGCATTCGGTACCCTCTCGACTGCCCTCGAAGAGTTAGGGATCGTCCCGGGCAAAGCGGCGCTGGAGCGTATTCCGAATACGACGGTAGAGTTTACCGACGAACAGATGGTCGATATCGAAAAACTGATCGATCGTATCGAAGAGGACGATGACGTCCAAGCCGTTTATACCAACATCGGTTAA
- a CDS encoding DMT family transporter — protein MIPLPFLMILAMMLWGGGWPALKILTESVSWEVATFWRFALMSIAFLPVLWWHKKPLRVSLHALGWVTLSGLLNAVFMALSFWGVAAGTAGAGGVIITTLSPVITVGIAVAFLGFKPSQRHVTGLMIGLVGGAVMLQITNSDLLFHGGNLIFLLSALVWAVLTLSAQRSHLHLDPIHYTFFLGLIATVFMFFIAYPLGIGSVFNQDLRFWGALLYLAVLGQTVASSIYFIASGAMGSSKASSYMFLVPVSALGTSYLLLGEIPSLTLILGGLISIAAVYLINNPLKRDLS, from the coding sequence TTGATTCCCCTCCCTTTTTTAATGATCCTTGCGATGATGCTCTGGGGAGGGGGATGGCCCGCCCTTAAAATCCTCACCGAAAGCGTATCGTGGGAAGTGGCGACATTTTGGCGCTTTGCGCTGATGAGTATTGCATTTCTCCCCGTACTGTGGTGGCACAAAAAACCTCTTCGCGTCTCTTTACATGCTTTAGGATGGGTCACTCTCAGCGGACTTTTAAATGCCGTTTTCATGGCCCTCTCTTTTTGGGGAGTAGCGGCTGGGACTGCCGGAGCGGGAGGGGTGATTATCACGACGCTCAGTCCGGTCATCACGGTAGGAATCGCCGTGGCATTTTTGGGCTTTAAACCCTCACAGCGCCATGTTACGGGCTTAATGATCGGATTGGTCGGCGGGGCGGTTATGCTTCAAATCACTAACAGCGATCTGCTTTTTCACGGGGGGAACCTTATTTTTCTTTTGAGTGCGTTGGTATGGGCCGTTTTGACCCTCTCCGCTCAGCGTTCCCATCTGCATCTCGATCCGATCCACTATACCTTTTTTCTGGGGCTTATCGCTACCGTTTTTATGTTTTTTATAGCCTATCCTCTAGGAATCGGAAGCGTCTTTAACCAAGACCTCCGATTCTGGGGCGCATTGCTGTATCTGGCGGTATTGGGCCAAACGGTCGCTTCGAGTATCTATTTTATCGCTTCGGGGGCAATGGGATCATCGAAAGCGAGTTCGTATATGTTCTTAGTACCGGTCAGTGCTCTGGGGACGAGTTATCTGTTATTGGGCGAAATACCCTCATTGACGTTGATTTTAGGAGGGCTTATCAGTATTGCTGCTGTTTATCTCATCAACAATCCGCTCAAAAGGGATTTGTCTTAA